A single genomic interval of Halomonas sp. GT harbors:
- a CDS encoding NAD(P)(+) transhydrogenase (Re/Si-specific) subunit beta has product MLGQGFVSAAAIAASVLFILSLGGLSNQEKAKRAVWYGIVGMAVAVFFTSFGPGIGGYWWLIPAMLIGAGIGVYVAGKVEMTEMPQLVAALHSFVGLAAVFVAWSADLERRRVLAAQAADGVMQEFSAFAALVATKAPDELTFLQIEVVFAIFIGAVTFTGSVIAFGKLAGKVDGKPRQLPGGHMLNAGAAAISLLLAIMYLNGAGFWTLIVLAALSFFIGYHLIMGIGGADMPVVVSMLNSYSGWAAAAIGFTLSNDLLIVTGALVGSSGAILSYIMCKAMNRNFVNVILGGFGGAQGPAAEIEGEQVAIDAGGVASALNDADSVIIVPGYGMAVAQAQSAVSDLVRKLRAAGKTVRFGIHPVAGRLPGHMNVLLAEAKVPYDIVLEMDEINDDFPSTDVVIVIGSNDIVNPAAEEDPNSPIAGMPVLKVWEAKQVFVSKRGQGTGYSGIENPLFFKDNTRMFYGDARDSLNALLPLID; this is encoded by the coding sequence ATGTTAGGACAAGGGTTCGTATCTGCCGCGGCAATTGCGGCAAGTGTGCTATTTATTTTATCGCTAGGTGGCCTGAGCAATCAGGAAAAAGCCAAGCGCGCCGTATGGTACGGCATCGTGGGTATGGCCGTAGCCGTGTTCTTTACCTCCTTCGGGCCCGGTATTGGTGGCTACTGGTGGCTGATTCCGGCGATGTTGATCGGTGCTGGAATTGGTGTCTATGTGGCAGGCAAGGTCGAAATGACCGAAATGCCTCAGCTGGTAGCGGCACTACATAGTTTTGTGGGTTTGGCAGCAGTTTTTGTTGCCTGGAGCGCAGATCTGGAGCGTCGCCGAGTGCTGGCAGCACAAGCAGCCGATGGCGTGATGCAAGAGTTTTCTGCGTTTGCTGCGTTGGTGGCTACGAAAGCCCCTGATGAGCTGACCTTTTTGCAGATTGAGGTGGTGTTTGCGATTTTCATCGGTGCGGTGACCTTTACCGGCTCTGTGATTGCGTTCGGTAAGCTGGCGGGTAAGGTGGATGGCAAGCCACGCCAACTGCCGGGTGGGCATATGCTCAATGCCGGTGCCGCGGCGATTTCTTTGCTGCTTGCGATTATGTACCTCAATGGAGCAGGCTTCTGGACACTCATCGTTCTGGCAGCGCTGTCGTTCTTCATTGGCTATCACCTGATTATGGGCATTGGCGGTGCAGATATGCCGGTGGTGGTGTCGATGCTGAACAGCTATTCCGGCTGGGCCGCAGCAGCGATTGGTTTCACACTTTCCAACGATCTGTTGATTGTCACCGGCGCCCTGGTAGGTTCTTCAGGGGCGATCCTGTCTTACATTATGTGTAAGGCGATGAACCGCAACTTCGTTAACGTGATTTTGGGCGGTTTCGGTGGTGCTCAAGGGCCAGCAGCTGAAATTGAAGGCGAGCAGGTCGCCATTGATGCAGGCGGTGTAGCGAGCGCTTTAAACGATGCCGATAGCGTGATTATCGTGCCGGGTTACGGCATGGCGGTAGCGCAAGCACAGAGTGCGGTAAGTGACTTAGTACGTAAGCTGCGTGCAGCCGGTAAAACCGTACGCTTTGGTATTCACCCGGTGGCCGGGCGTCTGCCTGGGCACATGAACGTGCTGCTCGCTGAAGCTAAAGTGCCCTACGATATCGTGCTGGAAATGGATGAAATCAACGACGACTTCCCAAGCACTGACGTGGTGATCGTGATCGGTTCCAATGACATCGTAAACCCAGCGGCCGAGGAAGATCCCAATAGCCCTATCGCCGGTATGCCGGTGTTGAAGGTGTGGGAAGCCAAGCAGGTCTTTGTCAGCAAACGCGGCCAAGGCACTGGCTACTCTGGCATTGAGAACCCGCTGTTCTTCAAAGATAACACGCGGATGTTCTACGGCGATGCAAGAGATAGCTTAAATGCGCTGTTGCCGTTAATCGATTAA
- a CDS encoding Re/Si-specific NAD(P)(+) transhydrogenase subunit alpha, producing the protein MKIGAPKETAQGEARVALTPESAKQLQKLGHECLVEAGAGAAAGFNDDTYRDAGVSVVESAEALWRDADVVIKVREPSETEAHYLREGQTLIAFFWPAQNEALLETCKAQGASVIAMDMVPRISRAQKMDALSSMANIAGYRAVIEAGNNFGRFFTGQVTAAGKVPPAKVLVIGAGVAGLAAIGTATSLGAVVRAFDVRPEVSEQIESMGAEFLFLDFEDSQDGSESGGYASPSSPEFREKQLECFREQAPDVDIVITTALIPGRPAPKLWLEDMVAAMKPGSVIIDLAAEKGGNCDLTKPDERVVSDNGVVVVGYTDFPSRMATQASLLYATNIRHMLTDLTPEKDGVIHHNMEDDVIRGATVTHQGEVTFPPPPPKVKAIAAAKPKKKEKEPTPEEKKATELAAFKAQTKRQVGLLAVGGALMLLLGQIAPASFMQHFIVFVLACFIGFQVIWKVSHSLHTPLMAVTNAISGIIILGAILQIGSGSGVVIVLAAISVLIASINIVGGFLVTRRMLAMFQKS; encoded by the coding sequence GTGAAAATAGGCGCACCGAAAGAGACAGCTCAAGGAGAAGCGCGTGTAGCGCTTACTCCTGAGAGCGCGAAACAGCTTCAAAAGCTAGGCCATGAGTGCTTGGTGGAAGCCGGCGCAGGGGCTGCCGCGGGCTTTAATGACGACACGTATCGCGACGCGGGTGTTAGCGTTGTAGAAAGTGCGGAAGCGCTGTGGCGTGATGCGGACGTGGTGATTAAAGTCCGTGAACCTTCGGAAACAGAGGCTCACTATTTGCGCGAAGGCCAGACGCTAATTGCGTTCTTCTGGCCGGCACAAAACGAAGCGCTGCTGGAAACCTGTAAGGCTCAAGGCGCGTCAGTTATTGCGATGGACATGGTGCCGCGTATTTCCAGAGCGCAGAAAATGGATGCGCTCTCCTCAATGGCCAATATTGCGGGCTACCGTGCGGTCATTGAGGCGGGCAATAACTTTGGTCGCTTCTTTACTGGCCAAGTAACGGCTGCGGGTAAAGTGCCTCCTGCCAAGGTATTGGTGATCGGCGCGGGTGTTGCAGGCTTGGCGGCAATCGGTACCGCTACTAGTCTTGGCGCTGTGGTGCGTGCGTTTGATGTGCGCCCAGAGGTGTCTGAGCAAATTGAATCTATGGGCGCTGAATTCCTGTTCCTCGATTTTGAAGACAGTCAGGACGGTTCAGAAAGCGGTGGCTATGCCTCACCCTCCAGCCCAGAATTTCGTGAGAAGCAGCTGGAATGTTTCCGCGAACAAGCGCCGGATGTCGACATTGTTATCACTACAGCGCTGATTCCTGGCAGGCCCGCGCCGAAGCTGTGGCTGGAAGATATGGTCGCAGCCATGAAGCCTGGCTCAGTGATTATTGATCTAGCCGCTGAAAAAGGCGGTAACTGTGATTTAACCAAGCCAGATGAGCGTGTGGTATCTGATAACGGCGTAGTGGTGGTTGGCTATACCGACTTTCCCTCACGCATGGCCACCCAGGCGTCGCTGCTTTACGCCACTAACATTCGCCATATGCTGACCGATCTCACGCCTGAGAAAGACGGCGTCATTCATCACAACATGGAAGACGATGTCATTCGCGGCGCTACGGTCACGCACCAGGGCGAAGTTACCTTCCCGCCACCGCCGCCCAAAGTAAAGGCCATTGCTGCGGCGAAGCCAAAGAAAAAAGAGAAAGAACCGACGCCTGAAGAGAAGAAGGCTACTGAACTGGCCGCCTTCAAAGCGCAAACCAAGCGGCAAGTTGGCTTACTCGCCGTTGGTGGCGCGTTGATGCTGTTGCTGGGTCAAATAGCCCCTGCCTCATTTATGCAGCACTTCATCGTGTTTGTGTTGGCGTGTTTCATTGGCTTCCAGGTGATTTGGAAGGTGAGTCATTCGCTGCACACGCCGTTAATGGCGGTCACTAACGCCATCTCAGGCATCATTATTTTAGGGGCAATTTTGCAAATCGGCTCAGGCAGTGGCGTCGTTATCGTGCTGGCGGCCATTTCGGTACTGATTGCATCGATTAATATCGTGGGTGGCTTCCTGGTGACACGCCGGATGCTTGCCATGTTCCAAAAATCCTAA
- the pqqA gene encoding pyrroloquinoline quinone precursor peptide PqqA: MWTKPTYQDMRLGFEVTLYISTR, from the coding sequence ATGTGGACTAAACCGACGTATCAAGACATGCGCCTTGGCTTTGAAGTAACGCTGTATATCTCTACTCGCTAA
- the pqqB gene encoding pyrroloquinoline quinone biosynthesis protein PqqB, which produces MHILVLGAAAGGGFPQWNCNCPNCYNARQGSADHQPRTQSSIALSVDGKQWLLCNASPDIRAQLNANPELWPSELRGSGIRGVLLVDAQIDHVTGLLSLREGCPLEVWCTPNVHRDLSTGFPLFPMLEHWGGLRWQPIGLEDQQEVVEFSIPFLPDIALTAFALHSNAPPYSPRRGAPSCGDNLGLYIVDRHSGQSLCYAPGLGNPTPLATRFLNAADVVMVDGTLWEDDEMQALGVGNSTGQQMGHLALNGSGGMCALLNELPRSTRRILIHINNTNPILDGASDAAKTLQTSGIETAYDGMKLTL; this is translated from the coding sequence ATGCATATTTTAGTTCTTGGGGCTGCCGCAGGTGGCGGTTTTCCCCAATGGAATTGCAACTGTCCAAACTGCTATAACGCCCGCCAGGGCAGTGCCGATCATCAACCCCGCACTCAATCATCGATTGCATTAAGCGTGGATGGCAAGCAATGGTTGCTGTGCAATGCGTCCCCTGACATACGCGCTCAGCTCAATGCCAATCCAGAATTATGGCCAAGTGAACTGCGTGGCAGCGGTATTCGTGGCGTGCTACTGGTGGATGCCCAAATCGACCATGTCACCGGGCTACTCTCCCTCAGAGAGGGCTGCCCATTAGAGGTATGGTGCACACCCAACGTGCATCGCGATTTATCGACTGGTTTTCCGTTATTCCCGATGCTGGAACACTGGGGCGGACTACGCTGGCAGCCGATTGGCTTGGAAGACCAGCAGGAGGTTGTCGAATTTTCGATTCCCTTCCTGCCGGATATAGCGCTCACCGCCTTTGCGTTACACAGTAACGCCCCACCTTACTCACCGCGGCGCGGCGCGCCTTCCTGCGGCGATAATTTAGGCCTGTACATTGTTGACCGTCACAGCGGACAGTCGCTGTGTTACGCCCCAGGGCTTGGCAACCCGACACCGCTTGCCACGCGTTTTTTAAACGCCGCTGATGTGGTGATGGTGGATGGCACCCTGTGGGAAGACGACGAAATGCAGGCACTGGGCGTTGGTAACTCCACAGGCCAACAGATGGGTCACCTCGCGCTCAATGGCAGCGGCGGTATGTGTGCACTACTAAACGAACTGCCCCGCAGTACGCGGCGCATTTTGATTCACATCAACAACACAAACCCGATTTTGGACGGCGCAAGCGACGCAGCGAAAACATTACAAACCTCAGGTATTGAAACAGCTTACGACGGGATGAAACTTACGCTTTAA
- the pqqC gene encoding pyrroloquinoline-quinone synthase PqqC — MALTAITPCASATPLSREAFREALMSKGQYYHLNHPFQQAMASGELTQEQLQGWVANRFYYQLMIPQKDAALLANCPDTATRRRWVQRLLDHDGHDGDEGGIEAWLALGEAVGLPRHTLLSQERVLPGVRFAVDAYRHFVARAPWQEAAISSLTELFAPLAHQNRLDTWPQHYPWINEQGYRYFRKRLSEARRDVEHGLEIALGVCTTVALQQRALDILQFKLDVLWSMLDAMTMAYQLDRPPYHTVTREAVYHRGLEHSHY; from the coding sequence ATGGCGCTAACAGCGATAACGCCCTGCGCTTCTGCCACTCCGCTCAGTCGGGAGGCGTTCCGTGAAGCGCTAATGAGTAAAGGGCAGTACTACCATCTTAATCATCCCTTTCAACAGGCGATGGCTAGCGGCGAGCTTACCCAGGAACAACTGCAAGGCTGGGTGGCTAACCGTTTTTACTACCAGTTAATGATTCCCCAAAAAGATGCAGCGCTGCTGGCCAACTGCCCAGATACCGCCACCCGCAGGCGATGGGTGCAACGCCTGCTTGACCACGACGGCCACGACGGAGATGAAGGCGGGATTGAAGCCTGGCTAGCCCTAGGTGAAGCCGTAGGATTGCCGCGTCATACACTGCTTTCCCAGGAGCGTGTGCTACCCGGCGTGCGCTTTGCAGTAGATGCTTACCGTCACTTTGTCGCCCGTGCCCCCTGGCAGGAAGCTGCGATCTCATCGCTTACCGAGCTGTTTGCTCCTCTTGCCCACCAAAACCGCCTGGACACTTGGCCCCAGCACTACCCGTGGATTAACGAGCAAGGCTATCGCTACTTTCGTAAGCGGCTCAGCGAAGCCCGCCGAGACGTCGAGCATGGCCTGGAAATCGCCTTAGGCGTGTGTACGACGGTGGCGCTGCAGCAGCGCGCGCTGGACATTTTGCAATTTAAGCTCGATGTGCTGTGGAGCATGTTGGATGCCATGACCATGGCTTATCAGTTAGACCGCCCGCCTTACCACACCGTCACCCGCGAAGCGGTGTATCACCGTGGACTTGAGCACTCACATTACTAG
- the pqqD gene encoding pyrroloquinoline quinone biosynthesis peptide chaperone PqqD: protein MSQQLVISHHDIYQLRRGWRLQWEAIQGCHVILYPEGMVKLSTTAGAILEQVDGHHSIADIIATLQQRYPGADTLADDVMQFIDEARGNGWLAVKEINRG, encoded by the coding sequence ATGTCACAGCAACTCGTCATATCACATCACGATATTTACCAGCTGCGACGCGGTTGGCGCTTACAGTGGGAAGCCATTCAGGGCTGCCACGTTATTCTTTATCCCGAAGGCATGGTCAAGCTCAGCACGACTGCCGGTGCGATTCTTGAGCAGGTTGATGGCCACCACTCCATCGCCGATATTATCGCCACCCTACAGCAGCGCTACCCAGGCGCGGACACCTTAGCAGACGATGTCATGCAGTTTATCGATGAAGCCCGTGGCAACGGCTGGCTAGCCGTGAAGGAGATTAATCGTGGCTAA
- the pqqE gene encoding pyrroloquinoline quinone biosynthesis protein PqqE: protein MANKNRVNNNKINQNSDSQAAEAASPPLWLLAELTYRCPLQCAYCSNPLAFTRYQNELDTDAWFSVLRQARAMGAAQLGFSGGEPLIRQDLEALVSEARRLGFYTNLLTSGVGLTAQRVVALAEAGLDHIQISLQAADPELAQALAGSAKAHANKLAMAKAVKAAGYPMVLNVVLHRHNIDQIGDLIALCDELGADAVELANCQYYGWAFLNRQALMPTREQLVRAEAETNRWRETLAARGRDMSLLFVVPDYFEQAPKACMGGWGSIFMTVAPDGAVLPCHSARELPMAFPNVKETSLQDIWYQSDAFNRFRGTQWMPTLCQQCDDRDKDHGGCRCQAYLLTGDMNATDPVCQHSPQHGLLESLITENATITSDQATLIPRNARQSKQLQTKQLQGQAESQSGLSQSGLAAPSPRQPLELIYRQ, encoded by the coding sequence GTGGCTAATAAAAACAGGGTTAATAACAACAAGATCAATCAAAACTCGGATAGTCAAGCCGCTGAAGCGGCCTCACCGCCTTTATGGCTGCTGGCGGAACTCACCTACCGCTGCCCGCTGCAGTGCGCTTACTGCTCTAACCCGTTGGCATTTACCCGTTACCAAAACGAGCTGGATACCGACGCGTGGTTTAGCGTGCTACGCCAAGCCAGGGCCATGGGGGCGGCACAGCTAGGGTTTTCCGGTGGCGAGCCGCTGATTCGCCAAGACCTGGAAGCGCTGGTAAGCGAAGCACGCCGGCTTGGCTTTTATACTAACCTGCTGACCTCCGGCGTGGGCCTTACTGCCCAGCGGGTAGTCGCCTTGGCGGAGGCGGGTCTGGATCATATCCAGATTAGCCTGCAAGCCGCCGACCCCGAACTGGCTCAGGCGCTGGCAGGCTCTGCTAAGGCCCATGCCAACAAGTTGGCAATGGCCAAAGCGGTCAAAGCTGCTGGCTACCCGATGGTATTAAACGTGGTGCTACATCGGCACAATATCGATCAAATTGGCGACCTGATTGCCCTTTGCGATGAGCTAGGCGCGGATGCGGTTGAACTCGCCAACTGCCAGTATTACGGCTGGGCGTTTTTGAACCGACAGGCGTTAATGCCTACCCGTGAACAGCTGGTACGTGCCGAAGCAGAAACCAATCGCTGGCGTGAAACACTCGCAGCACGTGGCCGCGATATGTCATTACTATTTGTGGTGCCAGACTACTTTGAGCAAGCGCCTAAAGCGTGCATGGGTGGTTGGGGCAGTATCTTTATGACCGTTGCCCCAGATGGCGCCGTGTTGCCCTGCCACAGCGCCAGGGAGCTTCCAATGGCGTTTCCGAACGTCAAAGAGACGTCGCTGCAAGACATTTGGTACCAAAGCGATGCTTTCAACCGTTTTCGCGGCACCCAGTGGATGCCTACGCTTTGCCAGCAGTGCGACGATCGCGATAAAGACCATGGCGGCTGCCGCTGCCAAGCCTATTTATTAACCGGCGATATGAACGCCACAGACCCTGTATGCCAGCACTCTCCCCAGCATGGGTTGTTAGAGAGCCTGATTACAGAAAATGCCACAATCACTTCTGATCAAGCGACCCTGATTCCCCGCAATGCTCGCCAGTCAAAGCAGTTGCAAACAAAGCAGTTGCAGGGTCAGGCTGAAAGTCAGAGTGGCTTGAGCCAGAGCGGCTTGGCAGCGCCTTCGCCCCGGCAACCACTCGAGCTGATTTATCGGCAGTAA
- a CDS encoding rhodanese-like domain-containing protein, whose product MLTQPSAHIVRRYILCLAWASGVVSGAAIAEAPSAAFNQEGYRLPPFKAPVTAPLPGVTTLDDHAFQALLASPPVILVDVYALPWHNGLFLQESAHLTIPGSMWLPNVGAASLEEEWVDYFTTALNAQRERAEAAPLVFFCRADCWLSWNAARRAEAMGYDELYWYPNGVDGWQASGHSLAAVCPQLPAHAERATCEP is encoded by the coding sequence ATGTTGACACAACCTTCGGCGCACATTGTGCGCCGCTATATCCTCTGTTTGGCGTGGGCATCTGGTGTAGTCAGCGGAGCGGCAATCGCTGAAGCGCCCTCAGCGGCATTTAATCAAGAAGGCTACCGCTTGCCGCCTTTTAAAGCGCCGGTTACTGCACCGCTACCAGGGGTGACCACGTTAGATGACCATGCTTTTCAAGCGCTGCTGGCGTCACCGCCAGTGATTCTGGTGGATGTCTACGCGCTGCCCTGGCATAACGGCCTTTTTCTGCAAGAGAGTGCCCATTTAACGATCCCAGGCAGCATGTGGCTGCCCAACGTAGGCGCGGCTAGTTTGGAAGAGGAGTGGGTTGATTATTTCACGACAGCACTGAATGCGCAGCGTGAGCGCGCTGAAGCCGCGCCGCTAGTATTCTTCTGCCGGGCTGACTGCTGGCTTTCCTGGAACGCTGCCCGGCGCGCCGAGGCAATGGGTTATGACGAGCTCTATTGGTACCCAAATGGGGTGGATGGCTGGCAAGCGAGCGGACATTCGTTAGCAGCCGTTTGCCCGCAGCTGCCCGCTCATGCTGAGCGAGCCACCTGCGAGCCTTAA
- a CDS encoding pentapeptide repeat-containing protein codes for MITRNALPVLSRQTTAIFLCLSAIGSVVADDYVEEYQPPVHNGCELVPGTQCANMDLSGGDFSNLDLQGANFAGSNLEGADFRHSNLRSVDFEGASLRHANLNRARMPSTHLRGADLSHASLIGLDSWSIYAQGATFDHADLTGANLEFARLSGASMQGTTLMGSNLEMAWMNKVNLIGADLRDANLQEAKMNIARLNDADMTGARIHYGNFQMAQMEGCTACPFDWE; via the coding sequence ATGATAACGCGTAATGCTCTACCTGTATTAAGCCGCCAAACGACGGCGATTTTTCTCTGCCTTAGCGCGATAGGCAGCGTCGTTGCCGACGATTATGTTGAAGAGTATCAACCGCCTGTGCATAACGGCTGTGAGCTGGTGCCAGGTACTCAATGCGCCAATATGGATTTATCCGGTGGCGACTTTTCCAATCTTGACTTACAAGGCGCTAACTTTGCGGGCAGCAATCTAGAGGGCGCTGATTTCCGCCACAGCAACCTACGCAGCGTGGATTTTGAAGGCGCATCGTTGCGACATGCCAACCTCAATCGCGCGCGTATGCCTAGCACTCATTTACGTGGTGCCGATCTTTCCCATGCCAGTTTGATTGGGTTGGATAGCTGGAGTATCTATGCCCAGGGCGCGACGTTTGACCATGCTGATTTGACTGGCGCTAACCTGGAGTTTGCCCGGCTTTCTGGCGCCAGCATGCAGGGAACGACGCTGATGGGCAGTAATCTGGAAATGGCCTGGATGAATAAGGTCAACCTGATCGGAGCGGACCTGCGCGATGCTAATCTGCAAGAAGCCAAAATGAACATCGCGCGCCTCAATGATGCGGATATGACGGGTGCTCGCATCCACTATGGAAACTTCCAAATGGCCCAAATGGAGGGCTGTACTGCCTGCCCGTTTGATTGGGAGTAA
- a CDS encoding methanol/ethanol family PQQ-dependent dehydrogenase, with product MTAHASEVTWDDILNDHNNTETVLMYGMGVKAQRYSPLNQINADNVEMLTPAWSHSFGDEMQRGQESQALIHEGVIYVTGSYSRIFAIDARTGQRLWSYNHRLPSDIRPCCDVVNRGAAIYGDKVFFGTLDAGIVALNKDTGDVVWRERFGDHRAGYTMTGAPTIVEDSETGRVLLIHGSSGDEFGIVGKLYARDPETGEEIWMRPFVEGHMGRLNGEESTPTGDANAPSWPDDPDSETGKVQAWSQGGGAPWQSASFDPDTNTIIIGAGNPAPWNGWARTSEDGDPSDYDSLYTSGQLGIDPSTGEVKWFYQHTPNDTWDFSGNNEIVLFEYEDENGQTVNAGAHADRNGFFYVTDRTNGELINAFPFVDNITWATHIDLETGRPVEAEGQRPPRLEEGQTRSESVEVSPPFLGGKNWNPMAYSEDTGLFYVPGNHWKEDYWTEEVEYVEGAAYLGMGFRIKRMYDDHVGILRAVDPVTGEYAWEHKEPMPLWAGVLATHGDLVFTGTGDGYFKAFHAETGEELWKFQVGTGIISPPVTWEMDGEQYIGVTAGYGGAVPLWGGDMAELTRPIAQGGSFWVFKLPSFVQDLANR from the coding sequence ATGACAGCCCACGCCAGCGAGGTGACCTGGGACGATATTCTCAATGACCATAACAACACTGAAACGGTGTTGATGTACGGCATGGGCGTGAAAGCACAGCGCTATAGCCCGCTTAATCAAATTAACGCAGATAACGTCGAAATGCTGACCCCTGCGTGGTCCCACTCGTTTGGCGATGAAATGCAGCGTGGCCAAGAATCTCAGGCGCTGATCCATGAAGGCGTCATTTATGTTACCGGCTCCTACTCACGTATTTTTGCTATTGATGCGCGCACTGGCCAGCGGCTGTGGTCTTACAACCATCGCCTGCCCAGCGATATCCGCCCCTGCTGTGACGTGGTGAACCGCGGTGCGGCCATCTATGGTGATAAAGTATTCTTCGGTACGTTGGATGCTGGCATCGTGGCGCTGAATAAAGATACCGGTGACGTGGTGTGGCGCGAACGCTTTGGTGACCACCGCGCGGGCTACACCATGACCGGTGCGCCAACGATTGTAGAAGATAGCGAAACAGGTCGCGTGTTGCTGATTCATGGCTCTTCGGGGGATGAGTTCGGCATTGTGGGTAAGCTGTATGCCCGCGATCCGGAAACCGGCGAAGAGATTTGGATGCGGCCCTTTGTTGAAGGCCACATGGGACGTTTGAACGGTGAAGAGAGCACTCCGACAGGTGATGCCAACGCGCCTTCCTGGCCCGATGACCCCGATAGCGAAACCGGCAAAGTACAAGCCTGGAGCCAAGGTGGTGGCGCGCCATGGCAGAGCGCCAGTTTCGACCCTGACACCAATACCATCATCATTGGCGCGGGTAACCCGGCCCCCTGGAACGGTTGGGCACGCACTTCAGAAGACGGCGATCCGTCGGACTACGACAGCCTCTATACTTCGGGTCAGTTGGGTATCGACCCTTCGACCGGTGAAGTGAAGTGGTTCTATCAGCACACGCCCAACGACACCTGGGACTTCTCGGGCAATAACGAGATCGTATTGTTTGAGTACGAAGATGAGAATGGCCAAACGGTGAATGCAGGTGCCCACGCTGACCGTAATGGCTTCTTCTATGTCACTGATCGGACCAACGGCGAGCTCATCAACGCCTTCCCCTTTGTCGATAACATCACTTGGGCCACCCACATTGATCTAGAAACCGGTCGCCCGGTTGAGGCTGAAGGCCAGCGTCCTCCGCGCTTGGAAGAAGGGCAAACCCGCTCCGAATCGGTTGAGGTTTCACCACCGTTCCTAGGCGGTAAAAACTGGAACCCCATGGCTTACAGTGAAGATACGGGACTGTTCTACGTGCCGGGTAACCACTGGAAAGAAGATTACTGGACCGAGGAAGTCGAGTACGTGGAAGGCGCGGCCTACCTAGGTATGGGCTTCCGCATTAAGCGTATGTACGACGACCACGTCGGTATTCTACGCGCTGTTGATCCAGTCACTGGTGAGTACGCTTGGGAGCATAAAGAACCCATGCCGCTATGGGCAGGCGTGTTAGCGACCCACGGTGATCTGGTATTTACCGGTACGGGTGATGGCTACTTCAAAGCCTTCCACGCTGAAACCGGTGAAGAGCTTTGGAAGTTCCAGGTAGGCACCGGCATCATTTCACCACCGGTAACTTGGGAAATGGATGGTGAACAGTACATTGGTGTTACTGCCGGTTATGGCGGCGCGGTTCCTCTCTGGGGCGGTGATATGGCTGAACTGACGCGGCCGATTGCTCAGGGCGGCTCGTTCTGGGTCTTCAAGCTGCCATCTTTCGTTCAAGATCTGGCTAACCGTTAA
- the pedF gene encoding cytochrome c-550 PedF, translated as MTITKTVLTKTSSAKLPLRLSSQVGAIALAALLASPLAWSHGSVTPQAVDIKDLERLGDEWREENPYRDHPQQELAIDIGARAYNSNCAACHGLEAKSGGIAPDLRELENGAWGDEWFKELVTNGAERNGRVLMPRMSDYVSQEGLWAIRTWLETVSMETTGQ; from the coding sequence ATGACCATTACAAAAACCGTACTGACAAAAACAAGCTCAGCAAAACTGCCCTTACGCCTCAGCAGCCAAGTGGGTGCTATCGCCCTTGCCGCTTTGCTGGCTTCGCCGCTGGCCTGGTCTCACGGCAGCGTGACCCCTCAAGCCGTTGACATTAAAGACCTCGAACGCTTAGGCGACGAATGGCGGGAAGAGAACCCCTACCGGGATCATCCCCAGCAAGAACTCGCCATTGATATTGGTGCTCGCGCTTACAACAGCAACTGTGCCGCTTGCCACGGACTAGAAGCGAAATCCGGCGGCATCGCCCCGGACCTGCGCGAGTTGGAGAACGGCGCATGGGGCGATGAGTGGTTCAAAGAGCTGGTCACCAATGGCGCCGAGCGCAACGGCCGTGTACTAATGCCGCGCATGTCCGATTACGTTAGCCAAGAAGGGCTGTGGGCCATTCGCACGTGGTTGGAAACGGTCAGTATGGAAACGACTGGACAATAA